The window CATTGTGACCCGGAGCGAAGGCCGAACTTTTCTAGTAGTTTATATTAATGGTATGGCATAAGGGGGAGCATCCCTATTTTTGcaagtcaaataaataaataaataaactttttTTACAAAACAAATCTCAAAACCGTCTTCCTTTTACCAAAAATTCAAGCCTTATCACATAATTTATAAATTATAGATACCATATAGCCTAAGTGCCCAACGGCCGAAAACTTTAATTAACATATATTAATTGAATGTAAAATTAAGAGGAATTAGAAATGTATTAATGACCTCTTTTTATTTccgattatgatatgatataaagAAGTTGTACAAGATCGATGATCACGTACACGAAAGTTGcaaataatattataatttatattcgTAAAACATCAAACAAACTTATTCAAACTTGAACGCAAATGGGGTCCTAACCGAGTATTTACCGGAATTCCAAGTCATATGCCCTTGGCCGTAATGACCCTTCACCTCAACCGTACTATCCCGTGTAAAAGTTATATTGTATGTTAACTTGTGGTGTACTGTTGTGAACATGAGTTCTTGAGAAAAACTAGCAACCTTAGCTTTTACCCCATGTGGTACAGAAATTTCCCCGATGGTATAAGTCGAGTTTGCCATACCAACGTTTGTCACTGTTCTTGAGTATGTTTTTGTATCACCTTTTTTAAGTGAAACCACAAAAGAAGGATAGTTTAGTTGTGCCTCAGGTATAGTTTTTGAGCATGAAACTTTctttttagtgatcatttcaatTTGTATGGGAGTATAACCTAACCCACATAAATACGGAATGTAATCATTGGGTTGGATATCAAACACGAGCCCTGGATCGTTGGATTTTGATGGATTTATGTGACCTGCGCCAATGGTGAACACGTTTGCATGGAGGAATCTTGCGTCTTTTTGGTCTACAATGGCATGCCCTTTGAGATTTACTTGACTTGCGGTGGTCATCATTGCAGACTTGATTGCAGCCGGCGACCAATCTGGATGCTCGCTTTTTAGCAGTGCTGCTATGCCGGCGAGATGAGGACAAGACATTGATGTGCCCGATATAACGTTAAATGTTGCTTTGGCCTTTGTATTGTTATCAATCGATATAGGCCAAGATGCGAGAATGTTAACCCCGGGACCAATAATATCTGGTTTCAGGATTCCAGGactttccaaattaggccctCTTGAAGAGAAAGAAGCCACTTCTGGAGCTGTATCTATGCCGACTATAGTTCCACGAAAGAGGATGGTTGCTATAGGGGAAGTAGTCGAATTCAAATAGTTTTTTATCTGAACTCCTTCCGCGTAACCGACAATTGATGCAGGAATAACATTAGGCTCTATAACTGTAGTCTCCCCATCAATTTTGTGATTAGCAAGAATCACGGCAGCTCCTCCGGCAGCCTTTACTACGATGCTCTTATCAAGTCCAGAACTATAACCCTCATCACACAATACCACCTTCCCTTTGACATCAATATGGTCTAGTGATCCATTCAAGCAATATGCTGCTGGGTTCGTGTCATTTGCATGGTAAACAAGGGGCCGAAGCTTATGATCGAAATCTTTAGGTTGGTTTATTGCCTCTCCATCGAACAACTTTTTGTTCCCCAGATACACCGTTGTTCTTATTCTTCTATCAATCGTACTAGCTCCGACTGTAAGGATCCATGGGGCTTCATTTGATAATGATGAAGTACGAGGCCCACCGTTACCTGCTGAACAACTCACGAAGATCCCTTTCTGCATGGCAACGAAGGAACCTGTAGCAACAACATCATCGTAGAAGGGGGTGGAAGCTCCACCAAGTGATAGTGAAAGAACATCAACACCATCTTCAATAGCTGCATCCATGCCTGCTGCAATGGCGCTTCCTGAACAGATTGAACTGCACACTTTATACATGGCCACGTGTGCCAATGGTGCCATTCCAATGGCAGTGCCATTGGCATTTCCAAATACGTTCGCGTTGTGTACGTGACTTCCTGCTGCAGTACTTGAAGTGTGAGTTCCATGGCCTTGTTCATCGACTGGCGTTTTACTAAAGGGATCAAAGTTCCTTAACCCGATTAGCTTGTTATTACACCCTGATACTTCACATTTGCCTTTCCATTTAGACGATGGAGGTGGGATCCCTTCATCATTGAACGAAGGATGTCGAGGAGTGATTCCGCTGTCTATAACCCCAATTATGATTCCCTTCCCATAGTTTGAATCCGTCCAAAACCCTGAATTTTGTTGTAAGCCCAAAAAGTGTGGGGAATGAGTTGTGTGCAACTGATACACTCTCTCAGGTCTTACAGACAAAACCCACTTCATATTCTTCATCACCTTTGCTTGATACTCTGACATTTTTGCAGCAAATCCTGTCATCACGTGGTGGTACATATGAACCATGATCGGTTTCTCATTTGAGTTGGAAGCACTTTCAGATAGAAGTGATTTGTACCACTCTTCACGATCTTGAGGTTGAGAAAAGTCTTTGCCTTGGGGTGAAGTTAACTGAACAATGTAGGTTTTGAGTTTATTTTCAGCCATGGTGGGAGAGACATTAAAGATGGTGGTGCAAGTGAGAAGCAACACATAAGAAATAATTGGCAACATTTCTTATCTCTTGCTAGGAATAAATGTGAAAGATTTGAAGGATGTCTCTCTTTCGTTATTCATAACAAGTATATATAGAGCAATTAGTCGTAAATGTATATGATCAGTGGCTTCGTATTTCAAGTGGGCACCCATAGAAAGTGAGATTTTCTTTGGAATTTGTTAAAGGATAATTAATTTCTAACAAACTAATTATAAATGGTTAAAACACAAAATTAAATATCTTGTTACTCCATCGTCTACAAATAGGAATGAATTAGGCTTATTAGAGCAAGGTTTGCCTTGATAGAGATGTTTTCCCATTACTAAAGTTTTGCCTTGAACATATAAACACAGAGATTCTTATTCCATAGCTAACTATGCTAGAAATTGGTTCCTTGTCTCAAATTATCTTAATAACTTGCTTCAAGGCTTAAAAATTTCTTCATATGGTTGTTCTATGGATACATCTCTTATTATCATTTTTGTTAATCTAGAAAGCTATACATGTTTTGCATGCTTATATATGAGGTTTATTCCCAAACCCTTATTAGAAAAAATTGGTctttttgtattactttgaaAAAAAAGGTTGTAATGACATGCATAAAGCCACGAATCTATATTCAAATGATTCATTTACTCTTATTTAAATTTTAAGTATTTAAAATTGTAGTTCATATTATGTGTTTATGCATTTCGTTTATCTAAACTAATCAACTTTTTAAGCTTGCCTTTGTTCTTAGTGAAGTTAAGATACTTAAGAAAATTCCATAACATACAACATTTGTGTTATTTTGGAATGTATTCagattaatatatttattaatggaagttttgaaatgtaatatttatttattatatatttacatCAAATTAAGCTTAAACATAAACAATGATAGGAGCACAAATCTAAAATAAAATGATATTATATAACTATaaagttaaaaatatatattcattAATAAAGACCCCTTTTTATTACAAATTACTTGATATAAGTTGATAAGGATGTCCAACAAGATATTAATGAAATATGCATGAAATCATTCTAAGTCTTGTATTTTGTCAATTTGAGGATTTTGCATATAACCTTAGCAAGTTAGACATGCATTTTGTCTTCATTAATGGACAATGTTGAAGGTTTTCTTTTTTTTACACGTTTGTTTTGTAGAATATGAAATACACCACAAACTTATGGTAGAAAGTAGAAACATACATGAGTTGGACTATACCGAAAGAAATTCTAGGTAGTTTTCTTAAGCAATTTGATTCCTTCTTAATATGGAAATTTGTTGGACTCTTTAATTAGGCCCACGAATATGTTGTGGTGCATTGTTGTCTACTATAATGATTAATTAAtcttctttaatttttataatttcttaTAGTGTTGCAAGAAATACCCTTAAAACTAACGAAAGAATAAGTAAATAACATTTTTTGGATGAACCTTAAATACATGATCCACTACCAGTTGAAAATATAAGTTAATTGAGACTCTTCCCATAATTGTTTTATGTAGTGATAAGGTCTATTGTTAATCGTTTTATTAGTGTACATTTTTGTTATTCGTGTATAATTAGGGTCATCTTTGTATTATTCGTATTTTTTTTATGATAAAGTGTGTTTGTATGTGCATTTTGTATTGGAGGATGGGACTAGGATGAGGATTGATGGTGTAAATAGTTGTAAAGGCGATTTCACCATTATTAACATGTAGGTAACTACAAAGGGATTAGAGTTGTGTGATAGTCGTATCATTGTGTCAATAATGGGTCGATGTTTAAGTTACAATATCATGTTGATGTAAGAAATAAATGAGATATGCCTTTTTGTATTATGTGGTCTTATTGAGACTGTAAGTGATATTTTTCACATAAACGTATAAACGTATTATTTGTAGTGAATGGGATATATAGTACAAGGAATATAATACAATAATAAGAGAATTATTTACTAGCCATTTGCACATGgatttaaaaaatatatcaaatctTTTCTATTTTATCTctagtacccccccccccccccttcaagTTGAATGGTGGTGGACCAACACGAAACTTGGCAATGAATTGCTCAAACAAAGGTCGAGGAAGACTCCTGGTGAAGATATCGACTAGTTGAAGATGAGTAGGAAAAAAACGAGAGTGCAGCTATCCAGAAGTAACAAGATCTCTGAAAAAGTGATAATCAATGTCAATATGTTTAGCTCATTTATGAGAGATGGGATTTTGACTCAGAAATAAATCACTCTTGTTATCACAAAGGAGAGTGGGTACATCTGGTGGTAAAGCATGGAGTACATGAAGCAGATGAGTAACCCATATAATTTCTGCAACAACATTTGTCATAGCACGATATTTTGACTTGTAACTAGATTGAGAGACAGTGGGTTGCTTATTAGCACTCCATGAGACAAGATTTCCACCAAAATATGGAATAACCCTAGGTGGATCTTCTGGTTTCTAGGCAACGAGCCTAGTCTGCATTAGAGTATCCTAGTAATGAAGAGGACTTAGGATACCGCAAATGCAAACCATGAGAAATAGTGCCTTTGACATATCTTAGAATTCGTTTGACTGCTTGAAAGTGATCATTAGTAGGAGCATGAAGAAATTGGCTAACTTGGTTAACTGCATGGGACAGATATGGGCGAGTATTTGTCAGATATGTAATGTAAGAACCTAAAATTTAGAGaaagttgacttttagtcaaatattGACCAAAATGGCAAAATGGTCAATTATGAGAAAAAATGAGATTATAAAGTTATGACTTCATAAAAATGGCCTAGCTTACCTGGCTAACCCAAAAATCGCCTAACTTCAAatggtcgtaacttcttcgtttcaactttgTTTTCGATGtttttttatatccacgaaaaggtgttgaagagatctacaacattatctaaatatcttggactaaaaacttctcgaacaaaaatccatatttcatgcaaggaCCCGGCCTATGAAATTTTCCTTTCTACCCTTTGGCCCAGAACACAATTTAAGGGTAAAATCTCTTAACTATCATTACATCCTTCCACCGGGACTAAACTTTGTCTCCTTAAGGCCCAAAACCTTACACAATCAAATTCAAGTCCATGGCTTAGAAATGGCAGGAAACTTGATGTTACAATTTTCATTGTTTCATAGGCTTATCTTATTTATAATCAAGATTGTACGAGTGCCTAGAGTATAAGGCATATACCACTCCATTGTTTTTTGTTGATGATTGGCTAAATCTGTATCTTGACCGCTATCATATGCATGAAGACCTTAATACATATCAAAAAAGAGACGACATAAGTTGTTCTTATTATCTTTTTGTGTACATGGGTGCAAAAGGCTACAAcacttttttttcttcttcttcttgatatGGACATGGTTaccaattttttattttatttttaattttttgatatatTCAGGAACATGGACGacatcacatgttgatgtttttaggTCCTATAATTGGTTAGCTATTGCATGTGGCAAGAAGCAATGGTACATTTTGTCTCTAAATCAATACCACCTCGCTTTTGATAGGTGCTACATTTTAATATTATATCATCCATTATATACAAAATAGGCAATATCTTTTTTATGGTAGACAACATCAACTCTCATTTGAAGCTCCATACATATCGTATTGGTCATGGATAGTGGCTTGATTTGTTAGGAACATGCTTCTGTGAAGAAGAGCTATGGTGAGAAGGTGCTTATGCAGGTTAGTTGATAAGTTGGTTATATGCACCCTGTATACAAAGAaacggattatatatatatatatatatatatatatatatatatatatatatatatatatatatatatatatatatatatatatatatatatatatatatatatatatatatatatatatatattatttcgtTTGATATCATTAATTATAAAGCTTTGAGGATAATCCAttattgttatttgtttatgaagaATTTTGGGGGAAGAAACAGATGTCGTGAACCTAGTTCTAAAATTTAAATCACATACTTTACAGGGTATGTTCTACAAACAAAGGTACTTATTTTATCAAGTGATATAatgatattttaattttaatattttttacttGTAAAGTTATATTATAAAGTGAATTCATATAAACTTATGATATCATTTTgtctaataataaataaaatattttctcaATAATTAAAACACCATAACATATTATGTTTAGAACTTATTGGAATGTGTTTTAATactaataaatataattttttaatttaaaacaaCATATTCCATGTATTGTTAAAAGTAATAACTAAATCTAAGATATAAAATAACGTGGAAAGAATTCAATATTAAGTTATTTGGCTTCATTTagaaaatataattataattatgtgCACAAAGAAGTCATGTTGATTTAGTTTGTTACCCTTGACGAAATGAATGGTAGAGAATTTTCCTCGCATTCATCATCACTTTTTAATCCTCACATTTTTAtgtttgatgagttgaaaaactctttgatcgtttagatctcacacaggttaatcagaataatgcaaaTATAATAACgaacaagagaatgaatcaaaaataagctgaatgattcaatagattcacgtctcagcagagctcgataaagaacttccactgtagaggcttttagggttacaatcgataaaactATAATTGTTGTGACTGATCGACTGAAAagctacgtacaaagatgcatgcaagcatctataaatactaaaccctaataattaaatcacggatggacaagcccaatccggatacaaaattggactatggaccgagcccaagacacaacacataatggacccaacaatctccccttttgcgtcaattggggcgagactCTACTTTGGCTTACTGGATCCGGCTGCATTAACCTTCTCTGTGGTATCGAACAGACAAGGAATGATGGCAAGAATAGTTTGTCTGAAACGAATATACCagtggatcatgtcattgaagtattTCTTATCATCTTCAGAATTTTGCTTACATTGAttgatgatccccagaacatgctCCAAACAcgaagtggtataaagatgtttgtcaACCAAGGCGAACAGACATTTTTGGCCTTCATTTCTGGTGAACATAACTGAGTTTCGCTTCGGATCGATCCTCCCCATCTACATTTTATTCAGATCACTTGCAGAACCGACTGGGGAGATGGTGGGCTTCTTCCTAAATACATTAGCAATTTCCTGATCCATCTtagcaacctccatgatataacaaaccaacatcctcttgaagtgatctatgatcggcccatattcagcttcattggcGAGGAGgatgttattgttggataaggtgtctaagtccataactatttcgggcttgtacttgacccgacccggcatggtccatttgggttgcatggcaccatgtaattagatagactaaatgagagaaataacacttggagattattaatatattataagttctaatatattaataatattatttgattagtttgatcaagaattaatttggaattaattaagtgatcaaaggttaactaattaaatatatgggttcatccatatcttgtatagtgggctaagaggctccatggattatcaagttgggttctacccataggatgctccatggatgctccatgggagttacaaacccatgggtcatggaaatgaagagtcatgacacattagggtttacatggtgtaaccctagatgtgtcaacactatataaggatcccattctccaccaaaaacggctagacataagaaacaagagggcttggccgattttgagaagtgtgtgttatctcaagagtctttccaagagcatttggtgttgtgtgaagcatttgaggcatcacacttggggtgctaggctcacaaggtttcaaggaacacaagcaacaacaaggtaagttattctatctatgattcaagttaaaattgttccccatgtatgctagataggaatataaccttggaattcaactttgcatgataattagacaaacatagatccaaggttattagggttgcatgtacaattaggaagtgttagaatgctcaaaacccatcagtggtatcagagcctaggcttgtttgtttgttatttgtgcttaaaagttgaagaaagtcgaaaatcttgctgtctgactgatggactcggcgagtccatggggaggactcgacgagttcacgtgtatcttcaa of the Lactuca sativa cultivar Salinas chromosome 6, Lsat_Salinas_v11, whole genome shotgun sequence genome contains:
- the LOC111911389 gene encoding subtilisin-like protease; protein product: MLPIISYVLLLTCTTIFNVSPTMAENKLKTYIVQLTSPQGKDFSQPQDREEWYKSLLSESASNSNEKPIMVHMYHHVMTGFAAKMSEYQAKVMKNMKWVLSVRPERVYQLHTTHSPHFLGLQQNSGFWTDSNYGKGIIIGVIDSGITPRHPSFNDEGIPPPSSKWKGKCEVSGCNNKLIGLRNFDPFSKTPVDEQGHGTHTSSTAAGSHVHNANVFGNANGTAIGMAPLAHVAMYKVCSSICSGSAIAAGMDAAIEDGVDVLSLSLGGASTPFYDDVVATGSFVAMQKGIFVSCSAGNGGPRTSSLSNEAPWILTVGASTIDRRIRTTVYLGNKKLFDGEAINQPKDFDHKLRPLVYHANDTNPAAYCLNGSLDHIDVKGKVVLCDEGYSSGLDKSIVVKAAGGAAVILANHKIDGETTVIEPNVIPASIVGYAEGVQIKNYLNSTTSPIATILFRGTIVGIDTAPEVASFSSRGPNLESPGILKPDIIGPGVNILASWPISIDNNTKAKATFNVISGTSMSCPHLAGIAALLKSEHPDWSPAAIKSAMMTTASQVNLKGHAIVDQKDARFLHANVFTIGAGHINPSKSNDPGLVFDIQPNDYIPYLCGLGYTPIQIEMITKKKVSCSKTIPEAQLNYPSFVVSLKKGDTKTYSRTVTNVGMANSTYTIGEISVPHGVKAKVASFSQELMFTTVHHKLTYNITFTRDSTVEVKGHYGQGHMTWNSGKYSVRTPFAFKFE